A genomic segment from Pseudoduganella chitinolytica encodes:
- a CDS encoding cytochrome P450 — MMDRARIPVPLPLHPAVRPAAEGPPAARRLGDLPQPKGEPVIGNMRQLDGVRFHRTLENWARDLGPLYRFTVLNRTMVVASSRPALTALMRERPDLIRRGSRTSDMMEEAITPGVFSAEGEDWRQQRKLVMRALTPEVVHNFYPTLVALTERLRLRWVAAAEAGRRIDVLRDLKAWTLDVTIGLAMGHDIDTLQNEHNPLQRDIETVFERIARRLTTPVPYWRLFRLAVDRESDAAAQRISDAVAGFIASARARIAANPALRAKPSNMLEALVVARDEPGSGFSDQAVIGNAITMVFAGEDTTSNTIGWLLDFLVRHPECSAAVTREADAVLGADKVLQDYRLLDSLPYLDAALREGMRLKPVAPFMILEPVADIVIDDTLIPAGTPIFTLLRHSFERDNTLAQPELFRPERWLEGSETGADDPARKLFPFGGGPRFCPGRYLAMAEMKIAVSMLARQFTPVLDPAAPPVEERFTFTMTPSVLPVLLQLRR, encoded by the coding sequence ATGATGGACCGCGCCCGCATCCCCGTGCCGCTGCCCCTGCACCCGGCCGTGCGCCCCGCGGCGGAGGGGCCGCCGGCCGCGCGCCGGCTGGGCGACCTGCCGCAGCCGAAGGGCGAGCCGGTCATCGGCAACATGCGCCAGCTCGATGGCGTGCGCTTCCACCGCACGCTGGAGAACTGGGCGCGCGACCTGGGGCCGCTGTACCGCTTCACGGTGCTGAACCGCACGATGGTGGTGGCCTCGAGCCGGCCCGCGTTGACGGCGCTGATGCGCGAGCGGCCGGACCTGATCCGGCGCGGCTCGCGCACGTCGGACATGATGGAGGAAGCGATCACGCCCGGCGTCTTCAGCGCCGAGGGCGAGGACTGGCGCCAGCAGCGCAAGCTCGTGATGCGCGCGCTGACGCCGGAAGTGGTGCACAATTTCTACCCGACGCTGGTGGCGCTGACGGAGCGGCTGCGCCTGCGCTGGGTGGCAGCCGCCGAGGCGGGCCGGCGTATCGACGTGCTGCGCGACCTGAAGGCCTGGACCCTCGACGTGACGATCGGCCTGGCGATGGGCCACGACATCGACACGCTGCAGAACGAACACAACCCGCTGCAGCGCGATATCGAGACGGTGTTCGAACGCATCGCGCGCCGGCTGACGACGCCGGTACCGTACTGGCGCCTGTTCCGGCTGGCCGTGGACCGCGAATCGGATGCGGCCGCCCAGCGCATCAGCGACGCGGTGGCGGGCTTCATCGCCAGCGCCCGGGCCAGGATCGCCGCCAACCCGGCCTTGCGGGCGAAACCGTCGAACATGCTGGAAGCGCTGGTGGTGGCGCGTGACGAGCCGGGCTCGGGTTTTTCCGACCAGGCGGTGATCGGCAACGCGATCACGATGGTGTTCGCGGGCGAGGACACGACGTCGAACACGATCGGCTGGCTGCTGGACTTCCTGGTGCGCCATCCCGAGTGCAGCGCCGCCGTCACGCGCGAGGCCGATGCCGTGCTGGGCGCCGACAAGGTGCTGCAGGACTACCGCCTGCTGGATAGCCTGCCCTACCTGGACGCGGCGCTGCGCGAAGGCATGCGCCTGAAGCCCGTGGCGCCGTTCATGATCCTGGAACCGGTGGCCGACATCGTCATCGACGACACGCTGATCCCGGCCGGCACGCCGATCTTCACGTTGCTGCGCCACAGCTTCGAGCGCGACAACACGCTGGCGCAGCCGGAGCTGTTCCGGCCCGAGCGCTGGCTGGAGGGCAGCGAGACGGGCGCGGACGACCCGGCCCGCAAGCTGTTCCCGTTCGGCGGCGGGCCGCGCTTCTGCCCGGGGCGCTACCTGGCGATGGCGGAGATGAAGATCGCGGTATCGATGCTGGCGCGCCAGTTCACGCCAGTGCTGGACCCGGCCGCGCCGCCGGTGGAGGAGCGGTTCACGTTTACGATGACGCCGAGCGTGCTGCCGGTGTTGCTGCAATTGCGGCGTTAG
- a CDS encoding SRPBCC family protein has protein sequence MLKKILLGLVVIATVIVALALMRPDSFEVRREIVIAAPPARVAGYLNDFHQWTAWSPWERLDPAMRRTFSGPPRGQGAAYAWAGNDEVGEGRMEIVEDGSPQRVVIEIDFVKPFASSNRAVFELTPQGSGTQVAWTMSGPAPFITKLVGLFVSMDEMIGDDFERGLRQLKAAAEGTP, from the coding sequence ATGCTGAAAAAAATCCTGTTGGGCCTGGTCGTCATCGCCACCGTCATCGTGGCCCTGGCGCTGATGCGCCCCGACTCCTTCGAGGTGCGGCGCGAGATCGTCATTGCCGCGCCGCCCGCCCGCGTCGCCGGCTACCTGAACGATTTCCACCAGTGGACCGCGTGGTCGCCGTGGGAACGGCTCGATCCGGCCATGCGCCGCACGTTCTCCGGGCCACCGCGCGGGCAGGGTGCGGCCTACGCGTGGGCCGGCAACGACGAGGTGGGCGAAGGCCGCATGGAGATCGTCGAGGATGGCTCGCCGCAGCGCGTCGTCATCGAGATCGACTTCGTCAAGCCGTTCGCATCCAGCAACCGCGCCGTGTTCGAGCTGACGCCGCAGGGCAGCGGAACCCAGGTGGCCTGGACGATGTCCGGCCCCGCGCCCTTCATCACGAAGCTGGTGGGCCTGTTCGTCAGCATGGACGAGATGATCGGCGACGATTTCGAACGAGGGCTGCGGCAGCTGAAGGCCGCGGCGGAAGGGACACCGTGA
- a CDS encoding AraC family transcriptional regulator ligand-binding domain-containing protein → MTTALLDHAIVSPARPASPGRVAGSYLQPLLEAAAARGVGATALARAAGFAADALDPLPTQLAAADYVRLLEVGARLTGDEHFGLHVGERVKVGTFSAYGLILLSCRDFGQAFEQTIRYEALAHDLGRSSLTVQGNQAAYSWHSRFPSHHRHLADSVFAGVRVFGNWLAGASLPAPQLSLSHDGGDPAGHDEYRRVFGSLPRFGAPANVARFDAALLACPVPNADVTLYPVLQRHIEQLLRQRGAEPDIVAHVYDTIVAGLPHGQARLASVACQLRLTPRTLQRKLADAGTSYQRVLDQARFALARDYLARPGLSLLDITFLLGYQEQSAFNHAFREWAGINPGAWRERGGEMR, encoded by the coding sequence ATGACAACTGCATTGCTCGATCATGCCATCGTTTCCCCCGCCCGTCCGGCCAGTCCCGGCCGCGTGGCGGGTTCCTACCTGCAGCCGCTGCTGGAAGCGGCCGCCGCGCGTGGCGTGGGCGCCACGGCGCTGGCCCGTGCGGCCGGTTTCGCGGCCGACGCCCTCGACCCGCTGCCCACCCAGCTGGCGGCCGCCGATTATGTGCGCCTGCTGGAGGTGGGCGCGCGGCTGACGGGCGACGAGCATTTCGGCCTGCACGTGGGCGAGCGCGTCAAGGTGGGCACGTTCAGCGCCTACGGCCTGATTCTCCTGAGCTGCCGCGATTTCGGCCAGGCGTTCGAGCAGACCATCCGCTACGAGGCGCTGGCGCACGACCTGGGCCGCTCCAGCCTGACGGTGCAGGGCAACCAGGCCGCCTACAGCTGGCACAGCCGCTTTCCCAGCCACCATCGCCACCTGGCCGACAGCGTCTTCGCGGGCGTGCGCGTATTCGGCAACTGGCTGGCCGGCGCCAGCCTGCCAGCGCCGCAGCTGTCACTGAGCCACGACGGCGGCGACCCGGCCGGCCATGACGAGTACCGCCGCGTGTTCGGCTCGTTGCCCCGCTTCGGTGCCCCCGCCAACGTCGCCCGCTTCGACGCGGCGCTGCTGGCCTGCCCCGTGCCCAATGCGGACGTGACCCTGTACCCCGTGCTGCAGCGCCACATCGAACAGCTGCTGCGCCAGCGCGGCGCGGAGCCGGATATCGTCGCGCACGTGTACGACACCATCGTGGCCGGCCTGCCGCATGGCCAGGCGCGCCTGGCCAGCGTGGCCTGCCAGTTGCGCCTGACGCCGCGCACGCTGCAGCGCAAGCTGGCCGATGCCGGCACCAGCTACCAGCGCGTGCTGGACCAGGCCCGCTTCGCGCTGGCGCGCGACTACCTCGCGCGGCCCGGCCTGTCGCTGCTGGACATCACGTTCCTGCTGGGCTACCAGGAGCAGAGCGCGTTCAACCACGCGTTCCGCGAATGGGCCGGCATCAACCCGGGCGCCTGGCGCGAACGCGGCGGCGAGATGCGGTGA
- a CDS encoding FAD-binding oxidoreductase: protein MRRWNGWGDESVAYPLHEGALAFLADRIGMGTPFEDAPFEAACATLAPSRLSALHAPAGIALHTDAPTRVRHALGQSLPDWLRLRYGCIGTAPDGVAFPESGTDVRALLDWAKAQRVTIIPYGGGTSVAGHVTAQPAARPVLTVALARLAQLVHLDREAQLATFGAGVFGPDLEAQLRAHGCVLGHYPQSFEYSTLGGWIATRSSGQQSLRYGRIEQLFAGGVVETPRGTLAIPSFPASAAGTDLREIVLGSEGRLGIVTEATVRVSPAPEYEAFHAVFFPRWEDGIAAARALAQARAGLSLLRLSNPTETVTMLALAGHRRLVGLLERWLRARGCGEGRCMLLIGVSGTRAQARSALAGALATCRPHRGRHVGRTLGDKWRQGRFRNVYLRNAAWQHGYAIDTVETAVDWPRVTATMQAVEAAAVQALAGCGESVHAYTHLSHLYPQGASVYSTFVYRLAGDFDTDMARWRALKGAVSGAIVANGGTISHQHGVGTDHAPYLAAEKGAEGLAAIRALLHHFDPDGMLNPGKLVTEPA, encoded by the coding sequence ATGCGCAGGTGGAATGGCTGGGGCGACGAAAGCGTCGCATATCCGCTGCACGAGGGCGCGCTGGCGTTCCTGGCGGACCGGATCGGCATGGGCACGCCGTTCGAGGATGCGCCGTTCGAAGCCGCCTGCGCGACGCTGGCGCCTTCGCGCCTGTCCGCGCTGCACGCGCCGGCCGGCATCGCGCTGCACACGGATGCGCCCACGCGGGTGCGGCACGCGCTGGGCCAGAGCCTGCCGGACTGGCTGCGGCTGCGCTATGGCTGCATCGGTACGGCGCCCGATGGCGTGGCCTTCCCCGAAAGCGGCACGGACGTGCGCGCGTTGCTGGACTGGGCGAAGGCGCAGCGCGTGACCATCATCCCGTATGGCGGCGGCACCAGCGTGGCCGGGCACGTGACGGCGCAGCCGGCCGCACGGCCGGTGCTGACGGTAGCGCTGGCACGCCTGGCGCAGCTGGTGCACCTGGACCGCGAGGCACAGCTGGCCACGTTCGGCGCCGGCGTGTTCGGCCCCGACCTGGAAGCGCAGTTGCGTGCGCACGGCTGCGTGCTGGGCCACTACCCGCAATCGTTCGAGTATTCCACGCTGGGCGGCTGGATCGCCACGCGCTCGTCCGGCCAGCAGTCGCTGCGCTACGGCCGCATCGAGCAGCTGTTTGCCGGCGGCGTCGTCGAGACGCCGCGCGGCACGCTGGCGATCCCGTCATTCCCCGCGTCGGCCGCCGGCACCGACCTGCGCGAGATCGTGCTGGGTTCCGAAGGCCGCCTGGGCATCGTGACGGAAGCCACGGTGCGGGTCTCGCCGGCCCCGGAATATGAAGCCTTCCACGCCGTCTTCTTCCCGCGTTGGGAGGACGGCATCGCGGCCGCCCGCGCGCTGGCGCAGGCGCGTGCCGGGCTGTCGCTGCTGCGCCTGTCCAACCCGACGGAGACGGTAACGATGCTGGCGCTGGCCGGCCATCGTCGCCTGGTCGGCCTGCTGGAACGCTGGCTGCGTGCGCGCGGCTGCGGCGAAGGCCGCTGCATGCTCCTGATCGGCGTCAGCGGCACCCGTGCGCAGGCGCGCAGTGCGCTGGCGGGGGCGCTGGCCACGTGCCGTCCGCACCGGGGTCGCCACGTGGGCCGCACGCTGGGCGACAAGTGGCGCCAGGGGCGCTTTCGCAACGTCTACCTGCGCAACGCCGCCTGGCAGCACGGCTATGCGATCGACACCGTGGAGACGGCGGTGGACTGGCCGCGCGTGACGGCGACGATGCAGGCCGTGGAGGCCGCCGCCGTACAGGCGCTGGCAGGCTGCGGCGAATCCGTCCATGCCTATACCCACCTGTCGCACCTGTACCCGCAGGGCGCCAGCGTCTATTCCACGTTCGTCTACCGGCTGGCCGGCGATTTCGATACCGACATGGCGCGCTGGCGCGCGCTGAAGGGCGCCGTCAGCGGCGCCATCGTCGCCAACGGCGGCACCATCAGCCACCAGCATGGCGTCGGCACCGACCATGCGCCCTACCTGGCGGCGGAGAAGGGGGCCGAAGGCCTGGCCGCGATCCGCGCGCTGCTGCATCACTTCGACCCGGACGGCATGCTCAATCCCGGCAAGCTCGTGACGGAGCCGGCATGA
- a CDS encoding glycerol-3-phosphate dehydrogenase/oxidase: MTPAGHWQAGGRAGLAELLARPWDVLVVGGGITGAGILLEAARRGLRALLVEQRDFAWGTSSRSSKLVHGGLRYLKEGRFALTRESVHERQTLLCDAAGLVEPQSFAFGDYAGRKPGRHAFLLGLAIYDRMAGQRARHYVGRDEFLALVPNADSAGLQGGMCYMDAKTDDARLVLRVLQEAQSYGGVAVNYLGVERLQRAGGHVTGALLKDALDGTTHRVAARVTISATGAWADALRPGTGTGSMRLRPLRGSHLVLPAWRLPLAQAVSLMHPHDGRPVFAFPWEGATLVGTTDIDHGGDLAREAAITPQELDYLLAALRCQFPALDLGAHDVIATFAGVRPVIDSGQADPSKEARDHALWLEDGLLTVTGGKLTTFRVIALDALRAVQPLLPGWHDSLEPVPILACAPQPYDRRLPPGQARRLAGRHGRAAAALVKAAEEGELALVPGTQTPWAELRWAARCEAVQHLDDLLLRRTRIGILTKHGGSHLLERVRAICQPELGWSDARWSAETAAYAALWQRHYGLPAAPTEAAAYG; encoded by the coding sequence ATGACGCCCGCCGGTCACTGGCAGGCTGGCGGCCGCGCCGGCCTGGCGGAGCTGCTGGCGCGCCCGTGGGACGTGCTGGTCGTGGGCGGCGGCATCACGGGCGCCGGCATCCTGCTCGAGGCGGCGCGGCGCGGCCTGCGTGCGCTGCTGGTCGAGCAGCGCGACTTCGCCTGGGGCACGTCGAGCCGTTCCTCGAAACTGGTACACGGCGGCCTGCGCTACCTGAAGGAAGGCCGGTTCGCGCTGACGCGCGAGTCCGTGCACGAACGGCAGACACTGTTGTGCGATGCCGCCGGGCTGGTGGAACCGCAAAGCTTCGCGTTCGGCGACTATGCGGGCCGCAAGCCGGGCCGCCACGCGTTCCTGCTGGGGCTTGCCATCTACGACCGCATGGCGGGCCAGCGCGCGCGCCACTACGTCGGCCGCGACGAGTTCCTGGCGCTGGTGCCGAACGCCGACAGTGCCGGCCTGCAGGGCGGCATGTGCTACATGGACGCCAAGACGGACGACGCCCGGCTGGTGCTGCGCGTGCTGCAGGAAGCGCAGTCGTATGGCGGCGTGGCCGTCAATTACCTGGGCGTGGAACGGCTGCAGCGCGCCGGCGGCCACGTAACGGGCGCGCTGCTGAAGGATGCGCTCGACGGCACCACGCACCGGGTCGCGGCGCGCGTCACGATCAGCGCGACGGGCGCCTGGGCCGACGCCCTGCGCCCTGGCACAGGCACTGGCAGCATGCGCCTGCGGCCCCTGCGCGGCAGCCACCTGGTGCTGCCGGCGTGGCGGCTGCCACTGGCCCAGGCGGTCAGCCTGATGCACCCGCACGACGGGCGCCCCGTGTTCGCGTTCCCATGGGAAGGCGCGACCCTAGTGGGCACCACCGACATCGACCACGGCGGCGACCTGGCGCGCGAAGCGGCGATCACGCCGCAGGAGCTGGATTACCTGCTGGCGGCGCTGCGCTGCCAGTTCCCAGCGCTGGACCTGGGCGCACACGACGTCATCGCCACCTTTGCCGGCGTACGCCCCGTCATCGACAGCGGCCAGGCCGACCCGTCCAAGGAGGCGCGCGACCATGCGCTGTGGCTGGAGGACGGGCTGCTGACGGTCACGGGCGGCAAGCTGACGACGTTCAGGGTGATTGCGCTGGACGCGCTGCGGGCCGTGCAGCCGCTGCTGCCCGGCTGGCACGACAGCCTGGAGCCCGTGCCGATCCTGGCGTGCGCGCCGCAGCCGTACGACCGCCGCCTGCCGCCCGGCCAGGCGCGCCGGCTGGCGGGCCGCCACGGCCGCGCCGCGGCGGCGCTGGTCAAGGCGGCGGAAGAGGGCGAACTGGCACTGGTGCCGGGTACGCAGACGCCATGGGCCGAGCTGCGCTGGGCCGCGCGCTGCGAAGCCGTGCAGCACCTGGACGACCTGCTGCTGCGCCGCACCCGCATCGGCATCCTGACGAAGCATGGCGGCAGCCACCTGCTCGAGCGCGTCCGCGCCATCTGCCAGCCGGAGCTGGGCTGGAGCGACGCCCGCTGGAGTGCCGAGACGGCCGCTTACGCGGCGCTGTGGCAGCGGCATTACGGCCTGCCGGCCGCACCGACGGAAGCCGCCGCCTATGGATGA
- a CDS encoding FGGY-family carbohydrate kinase, whose amino-acid sequence MDDQGRYLPPCLLSIDNGTQSVRALVFDLQGTLVAKAQVHLQAYYSDHPGWAEHKAEGYWQAVCAACQRLWAEQPALRERIAAVAVTTQRGTVVNVDADGRPLRPAITWLDQRRTDTVPRVGALWRTAFKLARVDNTLAYFQREAEINWIAVHQPDVWRKTHKFLLLSGYLNYCLTGAYVDSTGSQVAYVPFDYKRHRWAGARDWKWQALALRPDMLPALVAPGTPIGAISAEAARLTGIPAGLPVVAAAADKACEVIGAGCLAPHIGCLSYGTTATINTTGTKYVEVTPFIPPYPAAIPGAYSTEVQIFRGFWMVNWFKEQFGDREQALATESGTAPEALFDDLVNAVPPGSMGLMLQPYWSPGVRIPGPEAKGAMIGFGDVHTRAHMYRAILEGLAYALREGRERIERRSGTPITQLRVAGGGSQSDAAMQLTADIFGLPAARAHVYETSGLGAAIAAAVGVGLQPDFATAIAAMTRPGRTFQPIAANARVYDQLYRRVYLKMYRQLRPLYEEIAEITDHPRR is encoded by the coding sequence ATGGATGACCAGGGCCGGTATTTGCCTCCCTGCCTGCTGTCGATCGACAACGGCACCCAGAGCGTACGCGCGCTCGTGTTCGACCTGCAAGGCACGCTGGTCGCCAAGGCCCAAGTGCACCTGCAGGCATATTATTCCGACCACCCCGGCTGGGCCGAGCACAAGGCGGAGGGCTACTGGCAGGCCGTCTGCGCGGCGTGCCAGCGCTTGTGGGCGGAGCAGCCCGCGCTGCGCGAACGCATTGCGGCGGTGGCCGTGACAACGCAGCGCGGCACGGTCGTCAACGTGGATGCCGACGGCCGGCCGCTGCGGCCCGCGATCACGTGGCTGGACCAGCGCCGTACCGACACCGTGCCGCGCGTGGGGGCGCTGTGGCGCACGGCATTCAAGCTCGCGCGCGTGGACAACACGCTGGCGTACTTCCAGCGCGAGGCGGAGATCAACTGGATCGCCGTGCACCAGCCGGACGTCTGGCGCAAGACCCACAAGTTCCTGCTGTTGTCCGGCTACCTGAACTACTGCCTGACGGGCGCGTACGTCGATTCGACCGGCTCGCAGGTCGCCTACGTGCCGTTCGACTACAAGCGCCACCGCTGGGCCGGGGCGCGCGACTGGAAGTGGCAGGCCCTGGCGCTGCGGCCCGACATGCTGCCTGCGCTGGTGGCGCCTGGCACGCCGATCGGTGCCATCAGCGCCGAAGCGGCCCGGCTGACGGGCATCCCGGCCGGCTTGCCCGTGGTCGCGGCGGCCGCCGACAAGGCCTGCGAGGTGATCGGCGCCGGCTGCCTGGCGCCGCACATCGGCTGCCTCAGTTACGGCACCACCGCCACGATCAACACGACGGGCACGAAGTACGTCGAGGTCACGCCGTTCATCCCGCCGTATCCCGCCGCTATCCCGGGCGCCTACAGCACGGAAGTGCAGATCTTCCGGGGATTCTGGATGGTCAACTGGTTCAAGGAGCAGTTCGGCGACCGCGAGCAAGCCCTGGCCACGGAAAGCGGCACGGCGCCCGAAGCGCTGTTCGACGACCTGGTGAACGCGGTACCGCCCGGGTCGATGGGACTGATGCTGCAGCCGTACTGGAGTCCTGGCGTGCGTATTCCCGGCCCGGAAGCCAAGGGCGCCATGATCGGCTTCGGCGACGTGCACACGCGCGCGCACATGTACCGCGCCATCCTGGAAGGCCTGGCGTACGCGCTGCGGGAAGGGCGGGAACGGATCGAACGGCGCAGCGGCACGCCGATCACGCAACTGCGCGTGGCGGGCGGCGGCTCGCAAAGCGACGCGGCGATGCAGCTGACGGCGGACATCTTCGGCCTGCCGGCCGCGCGTGCGCACGTGTACGAGACCTCGGGGCTGGGCGCGGCCATCGCGGCCGCCGTCGGGGTGGGGTTGCAGCCGGATTTCGCCACGGCGATCGCGGCGATGACGCGCCCGGGCCGCACGTTCCAGCCGATCGCCGCCAACGCGCGCGTGTACGACCAGCTGTACCGGCGGGTCTACCTGAAGATGTACCGGCAGCTGCGGCCGCTGTACGAGGAGATTGCGGAGATTACGGATCATCCGCGGCGGTAG
- a CDS encoding diguanylate cyclase: protein MTPGSTGLSARRDAAVLIVDDAPDSLSALRMQMVEQGYQTFIANTGERALDLARRVHPDLILLDIVMPGMDGFETCRQLKAHPVTQRIPVIFMSARTTTDDVVAGFDLGAVDYIGKPLRMPEVCARVRTQLSIRASAETQHEQAERLRTIVNNMAEGLLIIEASGRIQFTNPACDQYLGYAAEELAGGYISDLLNPLVAQEYLEYFARYAANPETAHSHGTREVIIRHKQGKSVCMDLTLTPMFLRQPLFIGLLHDITHHKLSEDALQRAAMVDPLTKIANRRHFDSFLEKEWQRATRTGAPLSLVVLDVDHFKLYNDTLGHAAGDVCLQQVAQAIDSHALRGTDLAARYGGEEFVLLFAETDAGAAAALAQSVRVHIEALQLPHPKSPTSPWITVSIGVATMTPQQNDRIESLFVAADRAMYVAKEEGRNQVRATPG, encoded by the coding sequence ATGACGCCAGGCAGCACCGGTCTCTCCGCGCGCCGCGATGCCGCGGTCCTGATTGTCGACGACGCCCCGGACAGCCTGTCCGCGCTGCGCATGCAGATGGTCGAGCAGGGTTACCAGACGTTCATCGCCAACACGGGCGAACGGGCGCTGGACCTGGCGCGGCGCGTGCATCCGGACCTCATCCTGCTCGACATCGTCATGCCCGGCATGGATGGCTTCGAGACCTGCCGCCAGCTCAAGGCCCATCCCGTCACGCAGCGCATTCCCGTCATCTTCATGAGCGCGCGCACGACAACGGACGACGTGGTGGCCGGCTTCGACCTGGGCGCCGTCGACTACATCGGCAAGCCGCTGCGCATGCCGGAAGTGTGCGCCCGGGTGCGCACGCAGTTGTCGATCCGCGCCAGCGCCGAGACGCAGCACGAGCAGGCCGAACGCCTGCGCACGATCGTCAACAACATGGCGGAAGGCCTCCTGATCATCGAGGCGAGCGGGCGCATCCAGTTTACCAATCCGGCCTGCGACCAGTACCTGGGCTATGCGGCCGAGGAGCTGGCAGGCGGCTACATCTCCGACCTGCTCAATCCCCTGGTGGCACAGGAGTACCTGGAGTACTTCGCGCGCTACGCGGCCAATCCGGAAACGGCGCACAGCCACGGCACGCGCGAAGTGATCATCCGCCACAAGCAGGGCAAGTCGGTCTGCATGGACCTGACGCTGACGCCGATGTTCCTGCGCCAGCCGCTCTTCATCGGCCTGTTGCACGACATCACGCACCACAAGCTGTCCGAGGACGCGCTGCAGCGTGCCGCGATGGTGGACCCGCTGACGAAGATCGCCAACCGGCGCCATTTCGACAGCTTCCTCGAAAAGGAATGGCAGCGCGCCACGCGCACGGGCGCCCCGCTGTCGCTGGTGGTACTCGACGTCGACCACTTCAAGCTGTACAACGACACCCTGGGCCATGCCGCCGGCGACGTCTGCCTGCAGCAGGTCGCGCAGGCCATCGACTCGCACGCGCTGCGCGGCACCGACCTGGCCGCGCGCTACGGCGGCGAGGAGTTCGTGCTGCTGTTCGCCGAAACGGACGCCGGTGCCGCCGCGGCGCTGGCCCAGTCGGTACGCGTGCACATCGAGGCGCTGCAGCTGCCGCACCCGAAGTCGCCGACTTCGCCCTGGATCACGGTCAGTATCGGCGTGGCGACGATGACGCCGCAGCAGAACGACCGGATCGAGTCGCTGTTCGTGGCCGCTGACCGGGCGATGTACGTGGCCAAGGAGGAGGGGCGCAACCAGGTGCGGGCGACGCCGGGGTAG
- a CDS encoding aminotransferase-like domain-containing protein, whose translation MKIENPNPIQWRFSERASQLQSSFIREILKITQQPEIISFAGGLPSPLTFPVDVMKNAFDKVLSTTGKTALQYGPTDGYMPLRQWIADSLSVNGARIVPEQVLMVSGSQQALDLLGKVLIDEGSRVLVETPSYLGALQAFSVYRPEFKSVQTDDHGLVPSSLAPVAEGARLLYALPNFQNPTGRTLSVERRLELVETCARLGLPLIEDDPYGALSYKGEPLPKMVAMNPEGVIYMGSFSKVLTPGIRLGYVVAPLPLVRRLELAKQAADLHTAQLTQMVVHEVVKDGFLDQHIPTIRDLYGNQCQVMLEAMAEHFPTSVTWTKPEGGMFIWVTLPQHINAMELLDEAIKEKVAFVPGAPFYANEPETNTLRLSFVTVPPERIRQGIAILGKLIAARL comes from the coding sequence ATGAAAATCGAAAACCCCAACCCGATCCAGTGGCGCTTTTCCGAGCGTGCCAGCCAGCTGCAAAGCTCCTTCATCCGCGAGATCCTGAAGATCACGCAGCAGCCTGAAATCATCTCGTTCGCGGGCGGCCTGCCGTCGCCGCTGACCTTCCCGGTCGACGTGATGAAGAACGCGTTCGACAAGGTCCTGTCCACCACCGGCAAGACCGCGTTGCAGTATGGTCCGACCGACGGCTACATGCCGCTGCGCCAGTGGATCGCCGACTCGCTGTCGGTGAACGGTGCCAGGATCGTGCCGGAACAGGTGCTGATGGTGTCGGGCTCGCAGCAGGCGCTGGACCTGTTGGGCAAGGTACTGATCGACGAAGGCAGCCGCGTGCTGGTCGAGACGCCGAGCTACCTGGGCGCGCTGCAGGCGTTTTCCGTCTACCGTCCGGAGTTCAAGTCGGTGCAGACCGACGACCATGGCCTGGTGCCGTCGTCGCTGGCGCCTGTCGCCGAGGGCGCGCGCCTGCTGTACGCGCTGCCGAATTTCCAGAACCCGACCGGGCGCACCTTGTCCGTCGAGCGCCGCCTGGAGCTGGTCGAGACGTGCGCCCGCCTGGGCCTGCCGCTGATCGAGGACGATCCGTACGGCGCGCTGTCGTACAAGGGCGAGCCGCTGCCGAAGATGGTGGCGATGAACCCGGAAGGCGTCATCTACATGGGTTCGTTCTCGAAGGTGCTGACGCCGGGCATCCGCCTGGGCTACGTGGTCGCGCCGCTGCCGCTGGTGCGCCGCCTGGAGCTGGCCAAGCAGGCCGCCGACCTGCACACCGCGCAACTGACGCAGATGGTCGTGCACGAAGTGGTCAAGGACGGCTTCCTGGACCAGCACATCCCGACCATCCGCGACCTGTACGGCAACCAGTGCCAGGTCATGCTGGAAGCGATGGCCGAGCACTTCCCTACCAGCGTCACGTGGACCAAGCCGGAAGGCGGCATGTTCATCTGGGTCACGCTGCCGCAACACATCAATGCGATGGAACTGCTGGACGAGGCGATCAAGGAAAAGGTCGCGTTCGTGCCGGGCGCGCCGTTCTACGCCAACGAGCCGGAAACCAATACGCTGCGCCTGTCGTTCGTGACGGTGCCGCCGGAACGCATCCGCCAGGGCATCGCGATCCTGGGCAAGCTGATCGCCGCGCGCCTGTAA
- a CDS encoding RidA family protein, translating into MSVYEKLKSLDITLAPPAAPVAAYVMWVRTGNLVFISGHIAKKADGSIWAGQLGKNIETAEGQQAARAIAIDLMGTLQEACGGDLNNVKRIVKVMSLVNSTPDYTDQHLVTNGCSELLGEVFGEAGKHARSAFGVAQIPRGACVEIELIAEVV; encoded by the coding sequence ATGTCCGTCTACGAAAAACTGAAGTCGCTCGATATCACGCTGGCCCCGCCCGCGGCCCCCGTGGCCGCCTACGTCATGTGGGTCCGCACCGGCAACCTGGTGTTCATCTCCGGCCATATCGCGAAGAAAGCGGACGGCAGCATCTGGGCCGGCCAGTTGGGCAAGAACATCGAGACGGCGGAAGGCCAGCAGGCCGCGCGCGCCATCGCCATCGACCTGATGGGCACCCTGCAGGAAGCGTGCGGCGGCGACCTGAACAACGTGAAGCGCATCGTCAAGGTCATGAGCCTGGTGAACTCCACGCCCGACTACACCGACCAGCACCTGGTCACGAACGGCTGCTCGGAACTGCTGGGCGAAGTATTCGGCGAAGCCGGCAAGCACGCCCGCTCCGCGTTCGGCGTAGCGCAGATCCCGCGCGGCGCCTGCGTCGAGATCGAACTGATCGCCGAAGTCGTATAA